One genomic segment of [Phormidium] sp. ETS-05 includes these proteins:
- a CDS encoding 6-pyruvoyl tetrahydropterin synthase family protein: MPKWKLVTEFTFDSAHYIRDYNGPCGRLHGHTYKVQIEATADRLHASEYCPHQVMVADFKTLRWAKQDATKGGLDHGVLNDIMPPEYETTAEMIAQYIYDETKKRVPEGVRLKVRVSETPNSWVEYEDD; this comes from the coding sequence ATGCCCAAGTGGAAACTGGTAACAGAATTTACCTTCGACAGCGCTCATTACATCCGCGATTACAACGGTCCATGCGGCAGATTGCACGGCCACACCTACAAAGTCCAAATTGAAGCCACTGCCGATCGCCTCCACGCCTCAGAATACTGCCCCCATCAAGTCATGGTGGCCGATTTTAAAACCCTCCGTTGGGCGAAACAAGATGCTACTAAAGGAGGACTAGATCATGGCGTCCTCAACGACATCATGCCCCCAGAATACGAAACCACCGCTGAAATGATTGCCCAATACATCTACGACGAAACTAAAAAACGAGTCCCCGAAGGAGTCCGTTTAAAAGTCCGCGTTTCTGAAACTCCCAATTCTTGGGTAGAATACGAAGACGATTAA